GGCCTGGGCGCGATCGCCCTCGGCCGTGGCCAGCTCCAGATCGGCGCGGGGCGGGTGCAGCAGTTCGACCGTCTCGGTCTCGCCGCGCGCCTCGCGCGCCGCCATGCCCGCCTCGAAGGAGGCCAGCACCTTGTCGGTCAGCAGGGGACGCAGGGCGTCGCGGTCGCCGCGGGCATAGGCGGTGACGATGGTCTCATAGGCCTGGCGCGCGCCGTCCAGGAAGCGATGCGGGTCGAAATTGGGCTCGCGCGCCTTCAGCCCGGCGATGGCGGCGGTCACGGCCGGGTCCAGCACAGGCCCGCGCTGGGCGTCGGGCGCGCTCTGGGCCGGTCCGACGGCCACCGGCGCGGGATTGTCCTCCGGCTGGCGGCCGACCTTCTTGCCCAGGACGTTGTAGAGCTGGAACAGCAGCACCGCCGCGATGACGGCGAAGATCACGATCTGAAAGGTCACCGGCACGGGCGTTCCCTGAGTTGTCGGGCCTTCATCCCCTCGGCGGGGGCCGCCGGATTCCCCCGGCGGGCGAAAAGGCGTGGCGTCTTCCGTTGATTAGGGGGCGATCCGGGCGGGCGCAAGGTGAAGGAGGCGACGAACGCGGGTCCCAGCGTTGCGGCACAGGGTCCCATCATGCTACCGCCGCCCCTTAACGTCCGCGTCCGGCCGGAGGCGGAGTCCCCTTTTCAAGACGGTTTTTCCTACGCCATGACCGACGCCACGACGCCCGCCGACACCAACGGCCAGACGCCCGACCAGACCCAGGCCCAGGGCCAGCCGCAGGGCCCCGGCTTCCGCATCCTGGCGCAATACGTCCGCGACCTGTCGTTCGAAAACCCCAAGGCGCCGGACAGCCTGCGTCTCGACGGCAAGCCCGCCATCGACATGGGCGTCGAGATGAACGCCCAGGGCCGCCCCGACGGCCTGTTCGAGGTCGACCTGAAGCTGTCGATCAAGGCGACGGCCGACGACAAGTCGCCGGTGTTTCACGTGGAACTGCTCTACGGCGGCCTGTTCGCCCTGCAGGGCGTCCAGCCCCAGGACATCGAGCCCCTGCTGCTGATCGAGTGCCCGCGCTACCTCTTCCCCTTCGCGCGCCAGATCATCGCCCAGGCGACGGCCGACGGCGGCTTCTACCCGCCCTTCATGGTCGACCCGATCGACTTCGCCGCCATCTACATCGCCCGCCAGCAGCAGATCGCGGGCGCCCCGGCGGAAACCGGCCAGGCTTGATAGAGGGTCGCTAACGCGAGGCGCGCGCCGCCTCGCTGCTTGAGCGACATGCCGTTGGAGGGGCGTCCGAAAGGGCGCCCCTTTTTCGTGGGCGCCTTTCGTGGGCGTCAGGCGGCTTCTTCAGCCTCGACCTCGACCGTCACGCCGTAGCCGGCCCACAGGCTGAAGTCCTTGAGGGTCGCCTTGAGGAAGGCCAGGTGGGCCGCCTCTTCCTCGGCCGTGACGAAGGAGGGCAGGGGCCGCGGCCGGGCGCCATGGGCCACGCGCACCGCCGTCTCCGCCGCCCCGGCGCGCGTCGAGGTCAGGTCAAGCGCCCGTTCCTTGCCGCCGCGCAGCTCCAGATAGACCTCCGCCAGCAGGCGGGCGTCGATCAGGGCGCCGTGCAGGGTGCGCTCGACCAGGCTGATCTTGAACCGCTTGCACAGGGCGTCCAGCGAGTTGGCCATGCCCGGAAACCGCTTCTGGGCCAGGGCCAGGGTGTCGATCCAGCGATCCTGCGGCGGCGGGCGGCGGCCGATGCGGCCGATCTCGAAATCGATGAAGTTGCGGTCGAAATTGGCGTTGTGCGCGATCAGGGGCGCATCGCCGAGAAACTCCATCAGGTCGTCGATCACCTCATGGAATTTGGGCGCGTCCTTGACCTTGTCGTCGGTGATGCCGTGCACCTTGATGGCGTCCGGCGGGATCAGCCGCTCGGGGTTGATGAAGCGGTGAAAGGTCCGCCCCGTCGGCAGCAGGTCCTCGATCTCGATGCAGCCCACTTCGATCAGCCGGTCGCCCGTCTTGGGGTCGAAGCCGGTGGTTTCGGTGTCGAGGACGATTTCGCGGGCCATGGCCCTTAATGCCGGGCTTCGTCCTTTTGGGAAAGGGCGCCGCGCGGCGGCGTCCACGACGGCGACAGAACCGTCCCCACGATGGCGCGCACCTGATCGCGCGCCGCCTCCAGCCCCCGGCCGGTGTCGACTAGGAAGTCGGCGCGGGCGCGCTTCTCGGCGTCCGGCGTCTGGCGCGCCAGGATGGCGTCCAGACGTTCACGGGTCATGCCCGGGCGGGCCAGGACGCGTTCGGCCTGGATGGCGGCGTCGGCCGTGACCACGACCACGGCGTCGACGAAGGCGTCGCCTCCCGTCTCGAACAGCAGGGGAATGTCGACGACCGCCAGCCTCACCCCGTCGGCCGCCGCCGCCTTCAGCGCCTCGGCCCTGTCGGCGGCGACCAGGGGATGGACCAGGGCTTCCAGCCGCCGGAAGGCGGTCTCGTCGCGCCCCAGGGCCTCGGCCAGCCGCGCGCGATCGACGGCGCCGTCGACGACGACGCCGGGGAAGGCCCGGCCCAAGGGTTCGACCGCCGCTCCGCCGGGGGCGTAGAGGCGATGGACGGCGGCGTCGGCGTCCCAGACCAGGGCGCCGGCCTCGGCGAACATGCGCGCCGTGGTCGACTTGCCCATGCCGATCGATCCGGTCAGGCCCAGGACGATCATGCGGCCTCGCCCAGATGCGCCAGCAACAGGGCGCGCAGGTCCAGCGGCGGCGGCGGAACGCCGAAGATCGCCTCGAACGAAGGCGCCGCCTGGCCGATCAGCATGGCCAGACCGTCCACCGTGGTCAGGCCGCGCGCCCGCGCCTCCGCCAGCAGCGGCGTCAGGACGGGCTTGTAGGTCATGTCCATGACCACGGCCGAGGGCTTGAGCGCCTCCAGCGCGATCTCGGGTGGGACGCTCAGGGCGTTGATGACCAGGTCGGCGCGCTCCAGCACCCCGGCGTCCTCGGCGACTGAGACCGCCGGGCCCAGGTCGGCGGCGAGGGCCTCGGCCCGCTCGCGGGTGCGGTTCAGGATCGACAGGGACGCGCCCGCCTCGATCAGGGCGCCCGCGCCCGCCCGCGCCGCGCCGCCCGCGCCGAGGATGACGACGGACGCCCCCTTCAGCGCCAGGTCCGGCGCCTGTTCGGCCAGGGCGTAGAGCACGCCGGCGCCGTCGGCGCTGTCGGCGCGCACCCGGCCGTTGTCGAAGACCAGGATGTTGGCCGAGCCGGTCAGGCGGGCCTTCGCCCCGGCCTCATCGGCCAGGGCGAAGGCCTGCTCCTTGAAGGGGGCCGTGACGTTGACCCCGGCGATCAGCCCGGCCCGCCCGGCGGCGACCAGGGTCTCGAACCCGGCCGCGTCGCGCGGGGAAAAGGCGACATAGGCGCCGTCCACCCCGCCGGCCTCCAGCCAGGCGTTGTGGATCACCGGGCTGAGCGAATGGCGAACAGGCTGGCCGACGATCCCGCCCAGCCGGGCGGCGCCGGTGATGCGGCCGAAGGTTGCAGGCGCCGGGCTCACGATGCGATCACTCCCGCGCGGCGCAACTCGGCCAGGACCGGCCACAGCGGCAGACCCAGAACGGTGAAATAGTCGCCCTCGACCGCTTCGAACAGCTGCGAGCCCAGCCCCTCGAGCCGGTAGGAGCCGACGCAGGCCAGCAGGGCCTCGCCCTCGGCCGCCAGATAGGCGTCGAGGAAGGCGTCGGAGAAGTCGCGCATCCGCATCTCGACCGTGTCGACGCCCGACCAGACCACCTGGCCGTTGCGGGCCAGGGCGGCGCCGGAATGCAGCTGGTGCGTGCGGCCGCGCATGGCGGCCAGCCGCTCGCGCGCGGCCTGAAGCGTCGGGGCCTTGGACACCAGGCCGCCCTCGAAGGCCAGGGTCTGGTCGGCGCCCAGCACCCAGGCGTCGGCGTCGTGGCGCGACACCGCCAGGGCCTTGGCCCGCGCCAGTTCGACGGCCAGTTCGGCCGGGTCGACGCCCGGCGCCTTCAGAGCGTCCTCGTCCACGTCGGCGACCTGGACGGCGAAGGGCACGCCGGCGTTGGCGAGCATGGCGCGCCGGGCGGCGCTCTTGGAGGCCAAGATCAGGCGTTCGCCGTCGGTCGTCGTCACAT
The nucleotide sequence above comes from Brevundimonas naejangsanensis. Encoded proteins:
- a CDS encoding Maf family protein yields the protein MTTTDGERLILASKSAARRAMLANAGVPFAVQVADVDEDALKAPGVDPAELAVELARAKALAVSRHDADAWVLGADQTLAFEGGLVSKAPTLQAARERLAAMRGRTHQLHSGAALARNGQVVWSGVDTVEMRMRDFSDAFLDAYLAAEGEALLACVGSYRLEGLGSQLFEAVEGDYFTVLGLPLWPVLAELRRAGVIAS
- the dnaQ gene encoding DNA polymerase III subunit epsilon, producing MAREIVLDTETTGFDPKTGDRLIEVGCIEIEDLLPTGRTFHRFINPERLIPPDAIKVHGITDDKVKDAPKFHEVIDDLMEFLGDAPLIAHNANFDRNFIDFEIGRIGRRPPPQDRWIDTLALAQKRFPGMANSLDALCKRFKISLVERTLHGALIDARLLAEVYLELRGGKERALDLTSTRAGAAETAVRVAHGARPRPLPSFVTAEEEAAHLAFLKATLKDFSLWAGYGVTVEVEAEEAA
- the coaE gene encoding dephospho-CoA kinase (Dephospho-CoA kinase (CoaE) performs the final step in coenzyme A biosynthesis.): MIVLGLTGSIGMGKSTTARMFAEAGALVWDADAAVHRLYAPGGAAVEPLGRAFPGVVVDGAVDRARLAEALGRDETAFRRLEALVHPLVAADRAEALKAAAADGVRLAVVDIPLLFETGGDAFVDAVVVVTADAAIQAERVLARPGMTRERLDAILARQTPDAEKRARADFLVDTGRGLEAARDQVRAIVGTVLSPSWTPPRGALSQKDEARH
- the secB gene encoding protein-export chaperone SecB codes for the protein MTDATTPADTNGQTPDQTQAQGQPQGPGFRILAQYVRDLSFENPKAPDSLRLDGKPAIDMGVEMNAQGRPDGLFEVDLKLSIKATADDKSPVFHVELLYGGLFALQGVQPQDIEPLLLIECPRYLFPFARQIIAQATADGGFYPPFMVDPIDFAAIYIARQQQIAGAPAETGQA
- the aroE gene encoding shikimate dehydrogenase, translating into MSPAPATFGRITGAARLGGIVGQPVRHSLSPVIHNAWLEAGGVDGAYVAFSPRDAAGFETLVAAGRAGLIAGVNVTAPFKEQAFALADEAGAKARLTGSANILVFDNGRVRADSADGAGVLYALAEQAPDLALKGASVVILGAGGAARAGAGALIEAGASLSILNRTRERAEALAADLGPAVSVAEDAGVLERADLVINALSVPPEIALEALKPSAVVMDMTYKPVLTPLLAEARARGLTTVDGLAMLIGQAAPSFEAIFGVPPPPLDLRALLLAHLGEAA
- the timA gene encoding TIM44-related membrane protein TimA gives rise to the protein MTFQIVIFAVIAAVLLFQLYNVLGKKVGRQPEDNPAPVAVGPAQSAPDAQRGPVLDPAVTAAIAGLKAREPNFDPHRFLDGARQAYETIVTAYARGDRDALRPLLTDKVLASFEAGMAAREARGETETVELLHPPRADLELATAEGDRAQAKVRFLAEVRSTVTPAAGQSASDDRRTAEVWTFERRLGAADPNWSLARVEPATA